CTCGGTGGGGAGGGAGCGAGGGGGGTTAGCACTGAAAGCACGTGGAGTTGTCTCGGAGCGGGAGGGTTTCTCTGTCGAGTAGTTTTAGCCCCCGGCCACTCACTCTGAACAATGGCGCCCTCTTAACTCGTTTTCTCGCCCACGTGGGGCCCGTTCCGCCTTCCCTGTCCCGAAGTAGTCGCGGAAGACTGTTGCGCCGCCTGCGTTCAACTTCTAacgttctttttttccccctcccctgtTATGTTTTAGTCCTAGAAGACGCCGTCGCAGCCGATCTAGAAGCAGGAGCCGCTCTAGGTCCCGCAGTCGGTCTCGTTACAGTCGGTCCAAATCCCGCTCTCGCACACGCTCTCGGTCTCGCTCCACATCGAAGTCCAGATCTGCCAGGAGATCCAAGTCAAAGTCCTCGTCTGTGTCTAGATCCCGGTCCAGGTCAAGATCTCGGTCTAGATCTAGAAGCCCTCCACCTACATCAAAGAGGGAATCCAACTCCAGATCCAGGTCTAAGAGCCCTCCCAAGTCTCCGGAAGAAGAAGGAGCTGTATCCTCCTAGGAGAATGGTAATGTACCTCGGGATCAGCACACCTTGCATGTTACTTTATTGTAGCACTTCAGTGGGGTGTTGGGTAGTTCTTAGCATTAATAGCCTGAACCAAGTGGATCCTAACGGGGCACgttgttagcttttttttttcttgagcagTGCTTTTTGGTTATTGGTTTAGGGAAATTAATACCAAAGGGCTTTCTACACAgaaaattttcatgttttgttgaGAGATTAATGGcttgattttaataaaatattgtatGAGACGCAACCTATGATGAAAATGACTATTTCTTACTGTATTTATCCAACATCTGCATTTTCCCCTTTAAAGCTGCGGTCTCCTGTTTGCTAAAAGAATATTGGCCAGTATTGCAGATTTTAACTGATTTGGCTGATCCTCCAGGGACCAGTTTCTGTGGGCGTGTGTTGGAGCAGGTTTGTCTTTAAATGTTAAAGATACACTATCCTTTTATAATGGAAGATCGGTTCAGTGGCCATTATACTGACTGGAGGTAACTGTTCTAGAAAAGTGGCAAATTCATTGCAACGAGAAAACAACGGAAACTTAATTTTTCCTCAAGTCGACAACTTGAAGAGGCTTCTAAGGATACACACCGGGTGGGGAAAGGATAGTGTGTCTTTAACCCTTCAAACTGTTTGgtcctatttttttaaaaggaaagggcCTAAGCTAGCTCTGAAGTTAAATAATTGTAGCCAAAGTAGTGATACTTTGTTTTGAATGCTAATTAGAGTTTAGTTAAGTTTTTATCGAGCAGTATTAGTTTTATAACTCTTACTTaacttttaataatttattgttAAACAGGCTGGTTTCAAGTTAATGGTGGTTCGATCTACAGCCTGATGCTTATTCTTCTTTGTAACTAAATACTTCGGCAGAACCTTACGTTTGGCCTCTGAATTAAAGCAACACATGGGGGGAGGTGGAACACTGTGGTCATTTCTAAAACTTTAAGAAATTAGGCAAAGCCAGTTGAAACACAACTAGAAGTATACCTGAAGTCATCCacacaagtgaaaaaaagacaaggtAGAAACCTAGCTGAACTCTTCTTTCTTCAAACCTAGATGCATCAGATAAATGAGAGCCTACAATAAAGGACGCCTTTGGGGGGAAAAGATCGCTTGAGTCTTCAGTCCATGGGAGAGACCCCTGGCCCAAGCAACCAGCTGTTGAAAAGGttattttgtaacattttgTCTAACTTTTTACTTGTTTAAGTTGCGCCTCAAGTGgcagattttacatttttatgtgccattttgttgctgttattcaAATTTCTTGTAATTTAGTGAAGTGAACGACTACCGATTTCATTATTGGCTTGGATATTTGAggtaaaacttcatttttgtttatatagtgctgacttttatttgaaattaaactgATGGCAACTTGCCGCCTCAAGTTTCATACTGAGGAAATATGCAGCTGTTATATGCTGAGTAGCtaactgtcagaaaaaaaaaagtatgctcaATTTTGTCTTCATTCCTTAAATAAAATTCTGCAAAACTTAATTTGAAATTTACTGTAAATGCTTTTTTACTTTGAATTCAAATAGTATCTTCAAATCCAAATTGGTAGAAATCTTTTCAGGTGACAGTTGATGTTTGAAAGGATTGTTTTATCAGACTCAATTCTAATCTCTTCTCTTATGTATTTTTGTGCACTAGGCGCAGTTGTGTAGCAGTTGAGTAATGCTGGTTAGCTGTTAAGGTGGCGTGTTGCAGTGCAGAGTGCTTGgctgtttcctgttttctcctgaTTGCTCCTGTGTAACGATGCCTTGTCGTGCAGAAACAAATGGCTGTCCAGTTAATTAAAATGCCTGACAACTGCACTTCCAGTCACCCGGGCCTTGCATAAAAATAACGGAGCATACAGTGAGCACATCTAGCTGATGATATACACaccttattttttccagaatggTAAATCTTGCCAACATGCATATATGAACTTACATTTGAGAAATGTAATGTTAAGAAAGAAATGGTTCATTCCTCTGTAAGTACTGATTGGTGTATCTTTTGCTTAAGACATCCTGTACTATACCCACTGTCTCTGTAgttaatattaaacatttttctgtgttaacTTTTCTCAACGTAATGTCCGAGTCAGCTTATTTTTAGCTTGAAAAGATTTCTGCAATTATACTGTCAATGTTTAACTTCTATATAGTAACTGAATGCATTCTTCTGCTTCTAAATTTTATCCACTGGGGTTGCTTTTAAGTTACTACGGGCAAACTTACTAGTATTGTGACTAACCCGAATGCTGTATGACTAGTGTTGCACACCAGACTATAAACGTGACGTTAGACAGGTCTGTTGGACATTGTTATGGAAGATACACACTGAGCAGTACTAATTGCATTTGCTGTGTGCTTGCCCTGACTCAACAGGCTGCTGCTTGATGGTAGCTAATcttacagtgattttttttttcttgatttggaTACCAACTGAATTGTAATGTCAACCATCACATGTCAAGGGTTATTGTAATGCCTTGTTAACTTTATGCATGTATGTTTAATGGGAATGGAAAGATCTGAATACTTGCAATCTGGCTTGACTGAGGATTAAAAGTACTTTTCTACAAACTGAGGAGCTTGTGTGTTCCAGGATTGCATGTCTGACAGCAGTCTATGtagtcatttaaaaacaaagggaCTGGCTTTTTGTGTACAAACCTTCAGGAAAGAGCTTCAGTCCTGGGCAACCAATCTTAAGGGGATAATTTTTTATCTTGAAAGAGTGCGGTTAACCTTTCTTCATAGCTGAAGTTGTGAATTTAAGTTGGATCTTGTGGATTGTCAGGTTGTTAAGCTATGTTGTGTAGTGGCTTACATAATGGAATTGAGTCTCTGAACTATTACATGGTCTTTGGGAAGGAGGACAAATTTCTCAAAAGCCATAGTTAAACAAAtgaacagctttatttttacaatGCATGTTTTAAGTACTGCTAAGGGGGTCTGCTTCCCAAAAAATACGCATGAGGTTTGCTGTAAATCAGACTGTTCTCTGCAGATCCATGCTAAAGTAAAAGTTAAATATCTTGTATTGGAACCAACAAGTGGAATAAACTTAAGTACCATCTGATCTTGCTAGTGAGATGATCATCATTTCAATTGTATGTCTGCCTGGTAGAGAAGAGCCGGCCAGGTGCTCTTTGTCTGCACTGAAGGAGTGTAATGGAACGGGGGTGTTCTTCAGCTTCCATTTGTAGAGCAAAGCCTCGATAGACCAGTCAGCACTGAGGGGAGGAAACGTCCATGCATGAACGTACAACCCAAGTGGGTAACTTTGGCAGGGATTAGAGGAGACTGTCACCAAACTTAAATGTGTCACCTCACAAAACTGAGTTTGTAATAGTTCTCTCTTCAACAGTAAACTTGGGGTCAGCTGCTTTTATCTGATGCTCCCAGGATTTATTTGGCTAATACCAACCTGATTCACAGTCTGAGAGCAGCTTAGCCTTTGGAGTCAGTGCAGCTGTGCCTCTGAGAAGTTGACATTCTTTGGTAACGTGAACAATCTGAGGCAGGATTTAAGTTTTCAGTCCTAAGTGTACAAAAGAGCTTACCTTCGGACTTGATAAGTAGTCCAGAACTGGGCTTGTGGATTCTTTTCCAGTAAGAAGTAAACTGTGgttaaaatatcttcaaaatcTGCGTAGTTGGGAGGAGATAAAGCAGTCTTGGTTAGTCTCCAGATCCTAAGAATAGTTAAATATGCCTGCTTATAGGAAATAGTagttgaaaataaatgcaaagtgcACCTGTAGCAGAAACATGAGAAAGTGGCCTTAAGTAGTTAGCTAATTATTCCATTTTTTGGATCACTTATCTTCTAGTAGTATTTATGATAGCTTCATATTACTTACCCCAAGAATAACAAGTTCATTTACAGTATCCCTGTAAAAActgtcatttgatttttttttgacagcatttAGAAAGTCCTTGCAGTTTGTCCCAAACCAAAGACACCTGAGAGTGTTACCATACCTTTGGGGTCAAAAAAGACATCAGACCCTAAAATAATATCtacaggaggaagagagagcagCTCCGGAGACATCCTCCCCCAGGTGATGCCTATAACGGGTACACGGGGTAGGTCGTTCATCAGGCAGCTCCGCCGGCAGTTCTCCAGGCACTGAGGCAGCTCTTCGCTGTCCGACAGCAGCACCTCAGCCCCGCACTTGGCGGCCACCATTCCGGGCAGGCTCACGCCTGCTCCGAGCTGGAAGGAGAGGGATTCTGTGAACGCAGGAGGGATAAATGTGGTGGCGGTGTGTCATGCTGCCCCAACACTCCTCACACCCTGCGGGTCAGGGAGGATGCTCCTCGCTGAGAGGGAGCAGTTACTTCTGGGGTAACCGGTAACTACCTGGGGGCTCGTCCAAGCAGTTAATTAACTTGAGCAGTTGATTAACTTAAGCAATGAATTTCAGAAGCGGGGTTAGCGCCAGGAGCTGTAGGAGGGCTGCCCTGCCCACGAAGCAAAATCAGCACGCGAGGAACATTTTACAGCGATTCGCGTACCTTTAACAGCCCGcgcctcccccgccgcccgcacCCGATGCGCACCGGGCGGACCCGGCTCCCGTTACCTCGAGCACCCTGCGGCCGGGCAGCGCTCCCCGCCGGGACCAGACGAACTGCGCCAGCACGACGGCGCAGGGCCAGACGTAGAGGCCGTAGCGGCGGTCGGGCACCTGCAACACAGCCGGGCTgcagccgccgccgcggggccgcgccgctccatccccccacccccccggtgccggtaCCTCGGGGACGCGCAGCGTCAGCGCCTCCCGCCGCCCGTCCCCCGCCTCCGCGAACCGGAACCGCCGCGGCTCCGCCATGGCCTCGCCCAATCGCACGCTGCCACGTCGCAGCAGCGGGCCCCGGTAGCCAATGACAGCTTTGCCCGGCTGTTGCGTCACGCGGAGCGCCGCCGGGCTGGCTTCGCCTCACGGAGGCCCGGCGCTAGGCCCCAGTCGGGCCTCAGCCGGCAGGACCGTGAGGAGCGGCCGGCTGGCTGCGGGAGGCCgagggggaggcggggggaAGCGGCGAGGCGGGCGGCGTTCCCCGCTCCCACCGCACCGGTGGGCGGGCGCGCCCTGCAGGCggcctcctctctcctcccgtCCTCGCCAGCACCGCCCTTCCCAAGAtggccgccgcgccgcgccgcttTCCCCTCTCGGCCCAATCAGCGC
The genomic region above belongs to Anser cygnoides isolate HZ-2024a breed goose chromosome 19, Taihu_goose_T2T_genome, whole genome shotgun sequence and contains:
- the METTL23 gene encoding histone-arginine methyltransferase METTL23 isoform X1, whose protein sequence is MAEPRRFRFAEAGDGRREALTLRVPEVPDRRYGLYVWPCAVVLAQFVWSRRGALPGRRVLELGAGVSLPGMVAAKCGAEVLLSDSEELPQCLENCRRSCLMNDLPRVPVIGITWGRMSPELLSLPPVDIILGSDVFFDPKDFEDILTTVYFLLEKNPQAQFWTTYQVRSADWSIEALLYKWKLKNTPVPLHSFSADKEHLAGSSLPGRHTIEMMIISLARSDGT
- the METTL23 gene encoding histone-arginine methyltransferase METTL23 isoform X2 encodes the protein MVAAKCGAEVLLSDSEELPQCLENCRRSCLMNDLPRVPVIGITWGRMSPELLSLPPVDIILGSDVFFDPKDFEDILTTVYFLLEKNPQAQFWTTYQVRSADWSIEALLYKWKLKNTPVPLHSFSADKEHLAGSSLPGRHTIEMMIISLARSDGT